A stretch of the Ascaphus truei isolate aAscTru1 chromosome 4, aAscTru1.hap1, whole genome shotgun sequence genome encodes the following:
- the PCARE gene encoding photoreceptor cilium actin regulator, which yields MGCSPSHGGIIHSIAKNAANPLKRNKAILPPSQDNSGFAIPLLGRNSSCYDPDGESNAGIVRQKDHLQEKDQKPYHQDRSVSNIHNGPNKNVSLPEDHRKEETPTNLDKAMASLSSQKFTTERIPVRKHSSTGSEQEPGCGLQQESNPRKGKKSKSQRILKQGRRAKAREKQIAFCETEKKVDFPELLVKAHQNAYAYLNPNLSKYEAIIFMTNQATQTQLFMQQMISFMALRFDEINQRLEEIADDGEIFLKEVGDNLAWPLGKGDPTEQPDLLQQLLQYTVNKMQTLNGTVASLTSNALQETCSYLQSAATNLQEKLKVKELFDERLLRTITLLEAASVGSPQSHPNDRTLYSEDSGIGGDNESIKECRSPDKLGRQRSCDSSGQISLGGNQEIASQREQIAKTMTGDLAAEMNCKDVFDPRTNKKENMKCSSTAQSGNSTVPRHSSLADSLSMNSLDSSTTLEQDSINDLGSTDSTASDDSYDEGEDNRSLSVTLPQRPLTSPAGTSAYKHSSKWLENPENELMTLKIKEAISEKIKFVPGKSSNNVWTREEGAKSDLRRPSTATGSNRGSSTHRRSRSAESLRSQSEDPTLLELQRTQKELSKKLDKLYMCNGNKNKETQQNTNVKSFVHKKDSHSLNSSTNKLKACLDKSFHILPSQDRRYDHNIASDLKHNKSIALGTTLSTPNVKREEKWTLAERKLESVNVSPRQSVRKLIETFSPLEDSINHTNVKSLGPLRCIRKFGVPVLPPTMLAFRGLEPLNHKHHILPIGDGNTANINTFPSKLITTLPSAVSPDMTTIYTNEEGTEDFEYLPPPPMEILMDDSFNLLRSDEHERRTEATSPEQSLLSARSESCTMRKTATSQKIKASLNAIDLLPSKNSTGGYMSVDTSFRKQEQPSTLRKYSLESDHQLASCRERERGFEIQRKHEIEQAAHLYKQSHKIIPLQNPSEVTKSSNDGEIKEPCIDVLSLLKQKQGSSPSQRRNEKFPAAIRRISPTRVTAPSPPSEKRLTSPPANRAMIQTHSRVQTSPPPLQKKASSTGNPKVPSPPAQRKLPSPPSQRKLPSPPQIRRQPSPPSQRRLPSPPSSRREPSPPLHCTSSPPVSPSFPHKGLRRSSNEQQPSSKMIGNAQSIFCPSSSSLFEAKSPSPPGTSSTEVVSSQVTAPVLRNSFSSRQYGDQQRRFAMSAANPQPFVRRCFSDRRPRVQLRLPVSTSDSATSDPALQPAGAEESARKDSEHWNSQCLAELKVTSQAASHPELCVVGLGFQKD from the exons ATGGGTTGCTCGCCTTCTCATGGGGGTATCATTCACAGTATTGCAAAAAATGCAGCAAACCCGTTGAAGAGAAATAAAGCTATTCTTCCTCCAAGCCAGGATAATAGTGGATTTGCAATCCCTTTGCTGGGTAGAAACTCAAGCTGTTACGATCCTGATGGTGAAAGCAATGCTGGGATTGTTAGGCAGAAAGATCATTTGCAAGAAAAGGACCAAAAACCATATCACCAGGACAGAAGTGTGTCCAATATCCATAATGGACCTAATAAAAATGTATCTTTGCCTGAGGATCACAGGAAAGAGGAAACACCTACAAACTTAGACAAAGCAATGGCTAGTTTAAGTTCACAGAAGTTTACCACTGAGAGAATTCCTGTAAGGAAGCACAGCTCAACCGGATCAGAACAAGAACCTGGTTGTGGGTTGCAACAGGAAAGCAACCCAAGGAAAGGTAAAAAATCAAAGAGCCAGAGGATTCTCAAACAAGGTCGGCGTGCTAAGGCAagagaaaaacaaatagcttTTTGTGAGACGGAGAAGAAAGTGGATTTCCCAGAACTGCTGGTCAAGGCGCATCAAAATGCCTATGCTTACCTGAACCCTAATCTGTCCAAATATGAAGCTATCATATTTATGACAAATCAAGCTACACAGACTCAGCTTTTTATGCAGCAGATGATCAGCTTCATGGCTCTAAGATTTGATGAGATCAACCAGCGGTTGGAAGAAATTGCAGATGATGGGGAAATCTTTTTAAAAGAAGTAGGGGACAACCTTGCCTGGCCTCTTGGAAAAGGGGATCCCACTGAACAACCAGATCTATTGCAGCAGCTGCTGCAGTATACAGTTAACAAAATGCAAACATTAAATGGGACTGTAGCTTCATTGACCTCAAATGCCTTGCAGGAAACTTGCAGCTACCTACAGTCAGCTGCCACAAATTTGCAAGAAAAACTCAAGGTGAAGGAACTCTTTGATGAACGACTTCTTAGGACTATCACACTATTGGAAGCTGCGTCAGTTGGGTCTCCTCAGTCCCATCCAAACGACAGGACTCTATACTCTGAAGATAGTGGAATTGGTGGGGATAACGAATCCATCAAAGAGTGCAGATCCCCTGACAAACTGGGAAGGCAGAGAAGTTGTGATTCATCTGGACAAATAAGTCTGGGAGGAAATCAAGAAATAGCTTCTCAACGAGAGCAGATCGCTAAAACCATGACTGGCGACCTCGCTGCTGAAATGAATTGTAAGGATGTGTTTGATCCAAGAACAAACAAAAAGGAAAATATGAAATGCTCATCAACAGCACAATCAGGCAATTCAACAGTTCCTAGACATTCCAGTCTGGCAGACAGTCTTTCTATGAACTCACTGGACTCCAGTACTACTCTTGAGCAAGACAGTATTAATGACCTGGGATCAACAGACTCTACTGCTAGTGATGATAGTTATGATGAAGGTGAAGATAACAGAAGTTTATCAGTCACATTGCCTCAAAGGCCTCTGACATCCCCAGCAGGAACAAGTGCTTACAAACATTCATCTAAATGGCTAGAGAACCCTGAAAATGAGTTAATGACACTGAAAATTAAAGAGGCCATCAGTGAAAAAATCAAATTCGTTCCCGGGAAATCAAGCAATAATGTGTGGACCAGAGAGGAAGGGGCAAAATCAGACTTGAGGAGGCCCAGCACAGCAACTGGAAGCAACAGGGGAAGCTCAACACACAGAAGATCTAGGTCAGCGGAATCACTCCGAAGCCAGTCTGAGGATCCAACGCTATTAGAACTTCAAAGAACACAAAAAGAGCTCAGCAAAAAGCTGGACAAATTGTATATGTGCAAcggaaataaaaataaagaaacgcAACAAAATACCAATGTTAAATCATTTGTACACAAAAAAGATAGTCATTCCCTGAACTCCTCTACAAACAAACTTAAGGCATGTCTTGATAAAAGTTTTCACATTTTGCCCAGTCAAGACAGAAGATATGATCACAATATAGCATCTGACTTAAAGCACAACAAAAGTATTGCATTGGGAACCACATTATCAACACCGAATGTTAAGAGAGAAGAAAAATGGACTTTGGCTGAACGAAAGCTGGAGAGTGTAAATGTTTCTCCCCGACAGTCTGTTCGTAAACTTATTGAGACGTTTAGTCCACTAGAAGATTCCATAAATCACACAAATGTCAAATCTTTAGGGCCACTTAGGTGCATTAGAAAATTTGGAGTTCCAGTTCTTCCACCCACCATGCTTGCCTTTAGAGGACTAGAACCATTAAATCACAAGCATCATATTTTACCAATAGGTGATGGAAATACTGCAAATATAAATACATTCCCAAGTAAGTTAATCACTACTCTTCCATCTGCAGTATCTCCAGACATGACCACAATTTATACAAATGAGGAAGGAACTGAAGATTTCGAGTACCTGCCTCCCCCTCCTATGGAAATACTTATGGATGATTCATTTAACCTACTCCGATCTGATGAACATGAGAGACGTACAGAAGCAACCTCACCAGAACAAAGCTTGCTCAGTGCCAGATCAGAGTCTTGCACAATGAGGAAAACAGCTACATCTCAAAAAATAAAAGCTTCATTAAATGCAATAGACTTGTTACCAAGTAAAAATAGTACAGGTGGATATATGTCTGTAGATACGAGTTTCAGGAAACAGGAACAACCCTCCACACTCAGAAAATACTCATTAGAATCTGATCATCAACTTGCATCTTGCAGAGAACGAGAAAGGGGTTTTGAGATCCAGAGAAAGCATGAAATAGAACAGGCTGCACATTTGTACAAGCAATCACACAAAATAATCCCCCTGCAGAATCCCAGTGAAGTGACCAAGTCTAGTAATGATGGGGAGATTAAGGAACCATGCATTGATGTACTATCCCTGCTTAAACAAAAACAAGGTTCTTCTCCTTCACAGAGGAGAAATGAAAAGTTCCCAGCAGCAATCAGAAGAATTTCCCCAACAAGAGTAACAGCTCCATCTCCACCAAGTGAGAAAAGATTGACAAGCCCACCAGCAAACAGGGCTATGATCCAAACCCATTCCCGTGTACAAACCAGTCCCCCACCACTGCAGAAGAAAGCTAGCTCTACAGGAAACCCTAAAGTACCAAGCCCCCCTGCTCAAAGGAAGCTGCCTAGTCCCCCATCCCAACGGAAGCTACCAAGCCCTCCGCAAATACGTAGACAACCAAGCCCACCAAGTCAACGTAGACTTCCAAGTCCACCAAGCAGCCGCAGAGAACCTAGTCCTCCTTTGCACTGCACATCCTCTCCTCCGGTTTCACCATCCTTTCCACACAAAGGGTTAAGACGCAGCTCTAATGAGCAACAGCCTTCCTCAAAAATGATTGGCAACGCCCAATCGATATTTTGCCCATCGTCTTCTTCCTTATTTGAAGCAAAGTCaccttcgccaccaggcacttcTAGTACAGAGGTTGTTTCCAGCCAAGTTACAGCTCCTGTTCTGAGAAACAGTTTTTCCAGTCGTCAGTATGGGGATCAGCAGAGAAGGTTTGCAATGAGTGCTGCCAACCCCCAGCCTTTTGTAAGGAGGTGCTTTTCTGACAGAAGACCAAGGGTTCAGCTTCGCCTTCCAGTGTCAACATCTGATTCAGCTACCAGTGATCCTGCTCTTCAACCAGCTGG GGCCGAGGAGTCTGCACGGAAGGATAGTGAACATTGGAACAGCCAATGTTTAGCAGAGCTCAAAGTGACCAGTCAGGCGGCATCACATCCGGAGCTATGTGTTGTGGGACTGGGCTTCCAGAAGGACTAA